The window CCGGCCGAGAAGGACCGGCGCGATAGCAATGTGCAGTTCATCAACGAGGCCCTCACGAAGATACTGCTGGATTGTGTCCGGCCCACCGCCGATCCGCACGTCCATTCCGGCAGCGGCCTCGCGTGCACGGTCGAGCGCCTCGCGAATGCCTCCTGTTATGAAGTGGAACGTCGTGTCGCCTTCCATCTCGATGGGGGGACGAGCATGATGGGTCAAGATGAAGATTGGAACGTGATACGGTGGATTGTCTCCCCACCAGCCTTTCCAGTTTGTGTCCGGCCAGTCCCCACGAATGGGTCCGAACATGTTCCTCCCAAGAATCCAGGCCCCAACATTCTGAAAGCCACGGGCGGCGAAATCATCGTCAACCCCGGTCGTACCGCCGTCCTTGCCGAACAAGACCCGCTGGAACGTGCGTGTTGGGACTAGCCACTGGTGCAGTTCCGTCCCGCCAACGCCGAGCGGATTGTTGATGTCTTGATTCGGACCTGC of the bacterium genome contains:
- a CDS encoding dihydrofolate reductase family protein produces the protein MTRVRVEGFTISLDGYGAGPNQDINNPLGVGGTELHQWLVPTRTFQRVLFGKDGGTTGVDDDFAARGFQNVGAWILGRNMFGPIRGDWPDTNWKGWWGDNPPYHVPIFILTHHARPPIEMEGDTTFHFITGGIREALDRAREAAAGMDVRIGGGPDTIQQYLREGLVDELHIAIAPVLLGRGEPLFEGVDLRALGYECVEFVASEKATHVVLRVPGHTDA